A window of Thalassophryne amazonica chromosome 21, fThaAma1.1, whole genome shotgun sequence contains these coding sequences:
- the gtf3c2 gene encoding general transcription factor 3C polypeptide 2, translating to MEATDSEQEQRQPAEQLRELVPTSSGRQRKRNVKYLDYEMDGTWGVQPDEQDLPKKSPRASSQKCSGAKISPKKTADGDQEAMDKIPQTSVRKTSKKTERKTPKKCVSKKTPVKPAAEAELPGGESGAAGNVQQENGLPKPKRKYVKKQRVQQQASDTDPAGQEVERETQTEREEETPPGGRPRRGAAKAALKYLHSFAKELLSHSGDDGIHPECVDGTSTEGSDPRSLKERRYRKKKRFDSPGDVDFVPCADEDDFDSINDEEDEDQECDRANVSYSSSKELSGITADFMKVASKAATINKIFRDEHHSSSVFPDWVPNVGAWQLLPHSDLEEYLPQELQSVAFRVSREGLTKDKEPLTTLHRFEAVPAHPDRWDMLLYAGGPVWATEWCPTPDGVPAAQYIALACHRQMDDLHCVNELYAEPGLIQLWDVGTLLPNRRPSSQPVLAYGLVQDKGFIWQLKWCPSGAWELPSSSRKAPFLPRLGLLAAATSTGVVTIYSLPHPEALHIIDKPPDSGEVNRLPPIYKAKGVLTLKLGAFKAPHHEQSGQVLSMDWLPIKPHNIIAVGFYDGVVGLWNLSTRSALLRVREKNQTTCLLPYRCFVAHGNAVRALAFCPAFSHLLVTAGEDRQVKMWDLRSPYEPVTVQKRYLTTEICWPLNAPGLLLSQENAYAGNTGHGIHYYDHNMGSLFVIPRSTTVWSLSCSGWLNSVTTADMLGEVICAVLPPLYACANYNKWTRERRFPVYFTDMMPYDTNTAEEESQEMGGLEEGDEGRERLNAEQGAEEGSGRKENEPPKGVQHLQSSSKEILPPVYRQQQPFGKELAAPRSVERMKKTEVTAGMNMDVMPLAAVHKVRLSPNLSSCTWLASGGQAGLVRLHSLTAMSTSYIQKQLRNNQAQTNAVNTPEVQNASEQPVSHLLQPDFNAAAESEGGSEHNSPHCTDA from the exons ATGGAAGCCACTGATTCAGAACAAG AGCAACGTCAGCCTGCAGAGCAGCTGAGGGAGTTAGTCCCCACCTCAAGTGGACGACAACGGAAGCGAAATGTCAAATATTTGGATTATGAAATGGACGGGACCTGGGGTGTCCAACCTGATGAACAGGATTTACCAAAAAAGAGCCCCAGAGCAAGCTCTCAAAAGTGTAGTGGAGCTAAGATTTCCCCGAAAAAGACTGCAGATGGAGACCAGGAAGCAATGGACAAAATACCTCAGACATCGGTCAGAAAAACCTCCAAAAAAACTGAGAGAAAAACACCCAAGAAGTGTGTGTCAAAAAAGACTCCTGTCAAACCAGCTGCTGAGGCGGAGCTTCCAGGAGGCGAGAGCGGAGCTGCTGGTAACGTCCAACAGGAAAACGGCTTGCCAAAGCCAAAGAGAAAATACGTGAAGAAGCAGCGTGTACAGCAACAAGCCTCTGATACCGATCCAGCAGGTCAGGAGGTTGAGCGGGAAACGCAGACTGAACGTGAAGAAGAGACGCCACCTGGTGGCCGCCCCAGGAGAGGAGCTGCTAAAGC GGCGCTGAAGTACCTTCATTCTTTTGCGAAAGAGCTGCTCAGTCACTCTGGAGATGATGGCATTCATCCAGAATGTGTTGATGGAACCAGCACAGAGGGAAGCGATCCCAGATCCTTAAAAG AACGTAGATATCGGAAGAAGAAACGCTTCGACTCACCAGGAGATGTAGACTTTGTGCCGTGTGCAGATGAGGACGACTTCGACAGTATTAATGACGAAGAGGACGAGGATCAAGAATGTGACCGGGCCAAT GTTTCATACTCCTCTAGCAAAGAACTCAGTGGAATCACTGCAGACTTCATGAAAGTTGCCAGCAAAGCTGCTACGATAAACAAAATCTT cCGGGATGAGCACCACAGCAGCTCTGTCTTTCCTGATTGGGTTCCGAATGTTGGTGCCTGGCAACTGTTACCACACAG TGATTTGGAAGAATACCTTCCACAGGAGCTACAGTCAGTTGCTTTCAGAGTCTCCAGAGAAGGTCTCACAAAGGACAAGGAGCCCCTGACAACGCTCCACAG GTTTGAGGCGGTGCCTGCACACCCGGACCGCTGGGACATGTTGCTGTATGCAGGTGGACCGGTCTGGGCCACGGAGTGGTGTCCAACACCTGACGGTGTTCCAGCCGCCCAGTACATCGCTCTGGCCTGCCATCGACAGATGGATGACCTGCACTGTGTCAATGAGCTATATGCTGAACCTGGACTCATTCAGCTCTGGGATGTGGGCACGCTGTTGCCCAACAGAAG acccAGCTCCCAGCCGGTCCTGGCCTATGGCTTGGTGCAGGACAAAGGTTTCATTTGGCAGCTCAAGTGGTGTCCCTCAGGCGCGTGGGAGCTTCCCAGCTCAAGCAGGAAG GCTCCTTTTCTTCCCAGACTGGGTCTTCTCGCCGCTGCGACCTCCACTGGGGTGGTTACCATTTATAGTCTTCCCCACCCTGAAGCTCTCCACATCATCGACAAACCGCCTGACTCAG GAGAAGTCAACAGACTGCCGCCCATCTACAAG GCAAAAGGAGTTTTAACATTGAAGCTGGGTGCCTTCAAAGCTCCCCACCATGAACAAAGTGGACAAGTCCTGTCTATGGACTGGCTGCCTATAAAACCACACAACATCATTGCAGTTGGATTCTACGATG GAGTAGTCGGTCTATGGAATCTGTCCACAAGGTCAGCACTGCTGCGAGTGCGAGAGAAGAACCAGACGACGTGTCTGCTGCCCTACAGATGCTTCGTAGCCCACGGTAACGCTGTCCgtgcactggctttctgtcccgcCTTCAG TCACCTGCTTGTAACAGCGGGAGAAGACCGGCAGGTAAAGATGTGGGATCTGAGGAGTCCCTACGAACCGGTCACAGTTCAGAAACGCTACCTGACCACTGAGATCTGCTGGCCTTTAAACGCTCCTGGGCTCCTTCTGTCCCAGGAGAATGCTTATGCAGG GAATACTGGACACGGAATTCACTACTACGACCATAACATGGGGTCCCTGTTTGTGATTCCACGGAGCACAACTGTGTGG TCCTTGTCGTGTAGTGGTTGGCTGAACAGTGTGACGACGGCAGACATGCTGGGTGAAGTGATATGTGCTGTTTTACCTCCGTTGTACGCCTGTGCCAACTACAACAAATGGACAAGAGAAAGACGTTTT CCCGTCTACTTTACAGATATGATGCCTTATGACACAAATACAGCTGAAGAAGAAAGTCAAGAGATGGGAGGGTTGGAGGAGGGAGATGAAGGGAGAGAGAGACTGAACGCTGAACAAGGAGCAGAGGAAGGAAGTGGTAGAAAAGAAAATGAACCCCCAAAGGGCGTTCAACACCTACAAAGCAGCAGCAAAGAAATATTACCTCCAGTATACAGACAGCAACAAC CATTCGGTAAGGAACTTGCGGCACCGCGCTCCGTGGAACGCATGAAAAAAACTGAGGTCACAGCTGGAATGAATATGGATGTGATGCCACTGGCTGCAGTACATaag GTGCGTCTGAGCCCAAACCTGAGCTCGTGCACGTGGCTGGCGTCCGGAGGTCAGGCGGGCCTGGTCAGACTCCACTCTCTGACGGCTATGAGCACCTCCTACATCCAGAAGCAACTCAGGAACAACCAGGCTCAGACCAACGCCGTCAACACTCCGGAAGTACAGAATGCGTCCGAGCAGCCGGTGAGCCACCTGCTACAGCCGGACTTTAACGCCGCTGCAGAATCAGAAGGTGGATCCGAGCACAACTCGCCACACTGCACAGACGCCTGA